One segment of Solanum lycopersicum chromosome 1, SLM_r2.1 DNA contains the following:
- the LOC138346650 gene encoding uncharacterized protein, which translates to MKKDAYFHWDQSCQNAFESIKSYFLNSPVLGAPTPGKLLILYIASQDRSLGALLVQENEAKKEQALYYLTVKGQALANLLANHPLSGKWETSDEFPDEDTFFTKELPSWTMFVDGSACREKAGPGVVLISPEGLILPFSFVLGETCSNNVAEYQALIVGLEMASDMKNPQLDVSGDSLLIINQLLRSYEVKKEDFLSYHQYATFLLERFDRVFLNQVLREENRMVDALANLATTMALGENKTKKVRTCHHISIRVAEEEDWRKPLIEYLEHGRLHEDPRVSADIKRRAPRFIFHDEILFLRSVEGLFLRCLEKEEAQQTMEKAHSGTCGARQSGSKLHFRIKRMGYYWPTMAMNCLEHAKKCQACQFHAKYIHQSPEALHLTIASWPFDAWGLDVVGPLPKS; encoded by the exons ATGAAGAAAGATGCTTATTTCCACTGGGATCAATCATGTCAAAATGCTTTTGAAAGCATCAAAAGCTACTTCTTGAATTCACCTGTATTAGGGGCACCAACTCCTGGAAAGCTATTGATACTATACATTGCATCGCAAGACCGATCACTTGGGGCACTTCTTGTCCAAGAGAATGAAGCTAAGAAGGAACAAGCACTATACTATTTGA CTGTGAAGGGGCAAGCACTTGCTAATCTCCTTGCTAATCATCCTCTTTCGGGAAAATGGGAAACTTCAGATGAGTTCCCTGATGAAGACACATTTTTTACTAAAGAGCTACCATCCTGGACAATGTTCGTTGATGGATCTGCATGCCGAGAAAAAGCAGGGCCAGGAGTGGTGTTGATATCTCCAGAAGGACTAATCTTACCATTCTCTTTTGTTCTAGGTGAAACATGTTCCAACAATGTTGCAGAATACCAAGCTTTAATTGTGGGCCTTGAAATGGCATCAGATATGAAGAATCCTCAATTGGATGTATCCGGTGACTCACTATTGATCATCAATCAACTTTTGAGGAGTTATGAGGtgaagaaagaagattttttgTCATATCACCAGTATGCTACTTTCTTACTTGAAAGGTTTGATCGAGTGTTCTTAAATCAAGTCCTAAGAGAAGAAAACCGTATGGTAGATGCTTTGGCTAACTTGGCTACAACAATGGCACTTGGAGAAAATAAGACAAAAAAGGTACGTACAT GCCATCATATATCTATTCGGGTGGCTGAAGAAGAAGATTGGAGGAAACCACTGATTGAGTATCTTGAACATGGAAGGCTGCATGAGGATCCACGAGTAAGTGCAGACATTAAGAGAAGGGCACCACGATTCATCTTTCATGATGAAATACTATTTCTTCGTTCTGTTGAGGGACTATTCTTGCGGTgtcttgaaaaagaagaagctcAACAAACAATGGAAAAGGCACATTCTGGCACATGTGGAGCTCGCCAATCAGGGTCTAAACTTCATTTTCGCATCAAGAGAATGGGCTACTATTGGCCGACAATGGCAATGAACTGCTTAGAGCATGCCAAAAAGTGTCAAGCGTGTCAATTCCATGCTAAATACATTCATCAATCTCCAGAGGCTCTACATCTGACTATAGCCTCGTGGCCCTTCGATGCATGGGGACTTGATGTTGTTGGACCTCTTCCAAAATCATGA
- the LOC112941325 gene encoding uncharacterized protein encodes MSISLQEIDICISAASSSNESNVSQELHWKRLKKKPKDLNTQQCEFAESDSICIDTAIFEDGAAGSTMPLKELAQQLGLGDIPSDVDVFEDCITSSTFLYVAKSSHPPLVEVKNQAANEIQPTKPMVLFF; translated from the exons ATGTCTATTTCACTCCAGGAGATCGACATTTGCATTAGTGCAGCCTCTAGCTCCAATGAGAGCAATGTTAGCCAAGAGCTACATTGGAAGCGTTTGAAGAAAAAGCCTAAGGACTTGAACACTCAACAATGCGAGTTCGCTGAATCGGATTCCATTTGTATTGACACTGCGATCTTTGAAGATGGTGCTGCTGGTTCTACAATGCCCTTGAAAGAATTGGCACAACAG TTGGGTCTTGGGGACATCCCTAGCGATGTAGATGTATTTGAAGATTGTATCACCAGCTCGACTTTTCTCTATGTGGCGAAGAGTTCTCACCCCCCACTTGTTGAAGTTAAGAATCAAGCCGCGAATGAGATCCAACCGACAAAGCCAATGGTCCTTTTTTTCTGA
- the LOC138346666 gene encoding uncharacterized protein, translating to MSSLCEQFSFKQHKSSMYNAPANGLAEAYNKTLGNLLKKVVAKNKRDWHERIGEAFWAYRTTFRTATQATPFSLVYGVEAVLPLEKQIPSLRIAVQEGLTTESNAQLRLAELEH from the coding sequence ATGAGTAGTTTGTGTGAGCAGTTCAGTTTTAAGCAACATAAATCTTCAATGTACAATGCACCTGCCAATGGTCTTGCTGAAGCTTATAACAAAACACTTGGTAACCTATTGAAGAAAGTAGTTGCAAAGAATAAAAGAGACTGGCATGAGAGAATTGGTGAAGCTTTTTGGGCATATCGTACAACCTTTAGAACGGCTACGCAAGCGACGCCGTTTTCGTTGGTGTATGGCGTAGAAGCAGTCCTTCCATTGGAGAAGCAAATTCCATCATTGCGAATAGCAGTCCAAGAAGGACTTACAACTGAAAGCAACGCCCAACTTCGTCTAGCAGAGTTAGAGCATTGA